The genome window TAGCTTTGCAAGAGTTTAATTACATACAAACATTTCGGCAGGAGATAAACCGCTGAGGAGGATACTTTGATTGATTGTCAGTCAAGAGAAACAACCGAGTCGTCGTTGCACTGTGGGTGGAGCTTGAGCAAGGCTTATCGATAAGGTAGCCGCGCCTCTGACGGTCGCAGAAGCAATCAACTGTTTGCCTCCtacaaacccaaaccccaaatTTCAATCATCGTCATCGGCGCGCAAACGACATCATTTGATCAATATGGGCTTGGTGGACTACTCAGACTCGGATTCCGATGCCGAACTTCCACAACCACAGGCACAGAAACCAGCGTCTGTCCCGGCAGCCAGCGCCGCAAACAATAAGAAGCCATTTCAGAAACTTGTCGGAGGCTCAGGCAAGATCGTTGTCAACTTACCGACCACGAGCGCGGCAGGCAAGACAGCCGACAATGACGAGCCACCCGCGAAACGCGCCAAAACGACGACCGGCGGAAGTCGATTCGGCAATTTTGGCTCTTTCTTACCACCACCGAAGAAGACAACTGCCATCGCTGCATCATCCGATTCCTCTGCGAGGCAGCCAGGCTCAGCGCCGGCACCAAGGGTGAACTTGAGGACAGGCACGGAACCAGCTTTTGtaagaggaggagacgacGGCTATGGCGATAGCTCATCGACATCAGGAAACGGtggcctcaacctcccagcTCCCAAAAAGAGCTCTGGCCCATCAATACCCGAGGGTCAGAAACCAGAATCGGAGGTCAAGCTGGTGGGGAAGCCGCTCATGTTCAAGCCGCTTTCAGttgcgaggaagaagactgGACTGAACGCCAAAAAGAAGACGACACCAACAGCGACAGTAGCGAAGACTGAGGTTCCAGCGCGAGTGTCGACACCGACAGAAGCAGTGATCACAGACCCGCCAGTACCCCCGAGTCCGCAAAAGAAACATGTCTCCCTGTTCTctgtcgacgacgacgaagatgctcctccacctgtcCCCACggccacaacaaccacggGCGCCTACGAGCCTTTCTTCACAGTCCCAGAACCCTCTCCTACCTTACAACACGCACATGATGTCACAGCGCCTTACCCTGTAGAAACAACCCAACCTTCAAACCCGGTACCGGACGCGTTTGCCGGCCTTTCCAAGGCAGCCCGCCGTGAGCTTTTTGGTCGCTCGGACCAAGTACCGACCAACATGATAAACTTCAACATGGAAGCCGAATACAACTCCAACGAAGCCCTCAGACAGTCGGGTGAGCAGCAGGTTTACAATCCGATCAGATCGATTGCTCCAGGCAAGCACAGCTTGAGACAGGTGGTCAACATGGCCCAGAACAACCAGAGTGCCCTGGAGGATAGCTTTGCCAAAGGCAAGCAGAACAAAAGTGACGCTGCAGGGAGATATGGATGGAAGTGATGCGGGGCAAGGGTGTCTCTGGCAGAGTCAATATTGTATACGGCATAGTTGTGGCCGACGAGCATTTGACAAGTCAAAGATTCGTCGAACCAACGAAACAATTACCATACCTCAATCGCTATTCTCCAATGACCTTGAAACATCTATACGATGCATGCTTTGGCGAAGTGGTCGGGTCGACATGCAGGGAAGGGGTTGCCGATGCAATGCAAGAACGTTGTTCAATTCAAGGATGATTGCATGCTCACTGTTCTGTTTTGGGTTATTTGCAGAAACAATTCTCCTCGACATCTGTTGTGTAACTGTTTCTGACGTTATGGAAAGGCGAGATGAGCTAGGGGATGTCAGCAAGATGGTTTTGAGGAAATGCCCGGAGTGCCTCGTTGCCGTTCTTTTTACAGAAGAGATGAGAGAGGGAATATTCTACGATTGGGTCTCGATTTCTCGAGCCAACAGTGACTGCTGCATGTGCAGATGGATGTCTGCTTGCATAGGGGAGGTTGGATAAGAAGCTTGGACTGGACGCTAAAATATCTCTTGGGTCCCATCTCCCCGCATAAGGGGTGGGGTCACCGAAATAGACGCCAGCCAATCCCGGGGTTGGGCGTCTAATGCTGTCCAACGACATGCTTGGCTATTTTTGCACCCTGGGAGCGAAGAGGGTGTTAACCGCCCGACAGGGACCTTTGTTGTGGTGTTATCACATCATAATACCCTTGCTGCAGTAGGCGGATAGAGGACGTTGTTAGTGCTGATGCAGGCACTACTATGGAAGC of Podospora pseudopauciseta strain CBS 411.78 chromosome 7 map unlocalized CBS411.78m_7, whole genome shotgun sequence contains these proteins:
- a CDS encoding uncharacterized protein (COG:S; EggNog:ENOG503NYXH), with the protein product MGLVDYSDSDSDAELPQPQAQKPASVPAASAANNKKPFQKLVGGSGKIVVNLPTTSAAGKTADNDEPPAKRAKTTTGGSRFGNFGSFLPPPKKTTAIAASSDSSARQPGSAPAPRVNLRTGTEPAFVRGGDDGYGDSSSTSGNGGLNLPAPKKSSGPSIPEGQKPESEVKLVGKPLMFKPLSVARKKTGLNAKKKTTPTATVAKTEVPARVSTPTEAVITDPPVPPSPQKKHVSLFSVDDDEDAPPPVPTATTTTGAYEPFFTVPEPSPTLQHAHDVTAPYPVETTQPSNPVPDAFAGLSKAARRELFGRSDQVPTNMINFNMEAEYNSNEALRQSGEQQVYNPIRSIAPGKHSLRQVVNMAQNNQSALEDSFAKGKQNKSDAAGRYGWK